In one window of Acidimicrobiales bacterium DNA:
- a CDS encoding ABC transporter permease — MHSLFMSYLVLGIIYGCLYALTATGLVVTYTTSGIFNFGHGAIGMFMTFTYWQLTVQWHVPVVIALVVVLFVMAPLFGALIERFFIRSLYGASLGVTLVVTLGILLFLLGLADWAWNPTVTRHLPSLVPGQASLFGVVVTYYQFMVLGIAVAVAVLLRVLFTRSRVGMTMRAVVDDRDLTARAGASPQRTAQLSWALGASLAALAGILIAPLQYLDQLNLTLLVVFGYAAAVAGRLRSLPLTVAGGLFLGLVWSYAVGYLPNNLLSNLNPVIPMAVLFAALLLLRQERLQTARLALRRSRQAVALVPSLGIAVLFVAGTFVMAQILSAGNLLTFGSGLCIGIVVLSLVLLAGYGGQVSLAQMTFAGLGAYFMGKVAGGNSIVGLVAAFALPALIGGVLALVVLRLRGLYLALATFAFAYGMDNLFFNKLLGFGGILNVGRFLVHSQKAFLMEVSILFAALAVGVMAIKRGPFGRRLAAINDSEAASASIGMNITATKVTAFVLAAGIAGLGGAMYGGWQGEVGPTDFQWLTSLIVLLLVALGGIDSVPGAFLVSVFYASGPVIQRHLQSIPNFQLLLVGLGAITLGRNPGGIATQLSDAVENIRSLRGSMRARQQRRAAPAGISPARDDGFAAGREEGGLVVTS; from the coding sequence ATGCACAGCCTGTTCATGTCGTACCTGGTTCTCGGGATCATCTACGGCTGCCTCTACGCCCTGACCGCAACCGGCCTGGTCGTGACCTACACCACGTCGGGCATCTTCAACTTCGGGCACGGCGCCATCGGCATGTTCATGACCTTCACCTACTGGCAGCTGACCGTGCAGTGGCACGTGCCCGTGGTCATCGCGCTGGTCGTGGTCCTGTTCGTGATGGCACCCCTGTTCGGCGCCCTGATCGAGCGCTTCTTCATCCGCTCCCTGTACGGGGCGTCGCTCGGCGTCACGCTCGTCGTCACCCTGGGGATCCTGCTGTTCCTGCTCGGCCTGGCCGACTGGGCGTGGAACCCGACGGTGACCCGCCACCTGCCCTCGCTGGTCCCCGGTCAGGCCTCGCTGTTCGGCGTCGTCGTGACCTACTACCAGTTCATGGTGCTCGGCATCGCGGTGGCGGTCGCGGTCCTGCTCCGCGTGCTGTTCACCCGGTCCCGCGTGGGGATGACCATGCGTGCCGTAGTGGACGACCGCGACCTCACGGCGCGTGCCGGCGCCAGCCCGCAGCGCACCGCCCAGCTCTCCTGGGCCCTCGGTGCCTCACTGGCGGCCCTGGCGGGCATCCTGATCGCCCCCCTCCAGTACCTCGACCAGCTCAACCTCACGCTCCTGGTGGTCTTCGGCTACGCCGCCGCGGTGGCGGGACGGCTGCGCAGCCTCCCGCTGACGGTGGCGGGCGGCCTGTTCCTCGGACTGGTCTGGTCCTACGCGGTGGGCTACCTGCCCAACAACCTGCTGTCCAACCTCAACCCGGTGATCCCGATGGCGGTGCTGTTCGCCGCCCTGCTGCTGCTGCGTCAGGAGCGGCTGCAGACGGCGCGGCTGGCCCTGCGCCGCAGCCGCCAGGCGGTGGCGCTGGTGCCGTCCCTCGGCATTGCCGTGTTGTTCGTGGCGGGGACGTTCGTCATGGCGCAGATCCTGTCCGCCGGCAACCTGCTCACCTTCGGCTCCGGGCTCTGCATCGGGATCGTGGTCCTCTCCCTCGTGCTGCTGGCCGGCTACGGCGGGCAGGTGTCGCTGGCCCAGATGACCTTTGCCGGGCTCGGCGCCTACTTCATGGGGAAGGTCGCGGGAGGCAACTCGATCGTGGGGCTGGTCGCGGCGTTTGCCCTCCCGGCTCTCATCGGCGGGGTTCTGGCCCTGGTCGTTCTACGGCTGCGGGGGCTGTACCTGGCCCTGGCCACCTTCGCCTTCGCCTACGGGATGGACAACCTGTTCTTCAACAAGCTCCTGGGCTTCGGGGGGATCCTGAACGTCGGACGTTTCCTGGTCCACTCCCAGAAGGCGTTCCTCATGGAGGTGTCGATCCTCTTCGCCGCCCTGGCGGTGGGCGTGATGGCCATCAAGCGCGGCCCGTTCGGGCGGCGCCTGGCCGCCATCAACGACAGCGAGGCGGCGTCCGCCTCCATCGGAATGAACATCACCGCCACCAAGGTCACCGCCTTCGTGCTGGCCGCCGGCATCGCCGGGCTGGGCGGGGCCATGTACGGCGGGTGGCAGGGCGAGGTCGGCCCCACCGACTTCCAGTGGCTCACCAGCCTGATCGTGCTGCTGCTGGTGGCCCTCGGCGGCATCGACAGCGTCCCGGGCGCCTTCCTCGTGTCCGTGTTCTACGCCTCGGGCCCGGTCATCCAGCGCCACCTGCAGTCGATCCCCAACTTCCAGCTGCTGCTCGTCGGCCTCGGCGCCATCACCCTCGGCCGCAACCCCGGAGGGATCGCCACCCAGCTGTCGGACGCGGTGGAGAACATCCGCTCGCTGCGGGGCTCCATGCGGGCCCGGCAACAGCGCCGGGCGGCGCCCGCCGGCATCTCCCCGGCGCGGGACGACGGCTTCGCGGCAGGGCGGGAGGAGGGTGGCCTTGTCGTCACCAGCTGA